The following proteins come from a genomic window of Planctomycetota bacterium:
- a CDS encoding c-type cytochrome, which yields MHPILLNSVAPLARMLTLGAGDTGSLMLPPEGSDHAGQVDPLFNFINGVTVFFFVLIIVIMVFFALKYRRTPTRTKADVSSNHNTGLELAWSLPPLVICIYIFYAGFTGYLDIVTVPDNAYQINVHAQKWKWSFEYPNGYTSGYLHVPAGRPVVLRLSSIDVLHSMYIPDFRVKKDVVPGRYNTLWFQTEGATESADAPLLVGDALNAYIRGELTKEVEGQRANNADASGGKSVQDEVEAKFAKLKPNQFEEYARHQQEEIAAKTGRQIFCAEYCGTDHSMMLSKVIVHEKGWLPPRPIKGTPWQEGRKTFMANCTGCHKLTEDGLVRSVAAPDFSKGIFGKDEKMSDGSTVKIDEAYIHESIADPQAKIVAGYPKPSPMPAFGFAPSQIDELVSFLKSPFNEPE from the coding sequence ATGCACCCAATCCTGCTTAATTCCGTCGCGCCTCTGGCACGCATGCTGACGCTCGGCGCCGGCGACACCGGCTCCCTGATGCTCCCGCCCGAAGGGTCGGATCACGCCGGTCAGGTCGACCCGCTGTTCAATTTCATCAACGGCGTCACGGTCTTCTTCTTCGTGCTGATCATCGTCATCATGGTGTTCTTCGCACTCAAGTACCGCCGCACCCCGACGCGCACCAAGGCGGACGTGTCCTCCAATCACAACACGGGTCTGGAACTCGCCTGGTCCCTGCCGCCGCTGGTGATCTGCATCTATATCTTCTACGCCGGGTTCACCGGCTATCTGGACATCGTGACCGTCCCGGACAACGCGTATCAGATCAACGTGCATGCTCAAAAGTGGAAATGGTCCTTCGAGTATCCCAACGGGTACACGTCCGGCTATCTGCATGTGCCCGCCGGTCGCCCGGTCGTGCTGCGCCTCAGCAGCATCGACGTGCTGCACAGCATGTACATCCCCGACTTCCGCGTGAAGAAGGACGTTGTGCCCGGCCGGTACAACACGCTGTGGTTCCAGACCGAAGGCGCGACCGAAAGCGCCGACGCCCCGCTGCTCGTAGGCGACGCGCTCAATGCCTACATCCGCGGCGAGCTGACCAAGGAAGTCGAAGGCCAGCGGGCGAATAACGCCGATGCGTCCGGCGGCAAGAGCGTGCAGGACGAAGTGGAGGCGAAGTTCGCCAAGCTCAAGCCCAACCAGTTCGAGGAATACGCCCGCCATCAGCAGGAGGAAATCGCCGCCAAGACCGGCCGGCAGATCTTCTGTGCCGAGTACTGCGGGACGGATCACTCGATGATGCTCAGCAAGGTCATCGTGCATGAGAAGGGCTGGCTCCCGCCCAGGCCGATCAAGGGCACGCCCTGGCAGGAAGGCCGCAAGACGTTCATGGCCAACTGCACCGGTTGCCACAAGCTCACCGAAGACGGCCTGGTCCGCTCCGTGGCCGCCCCTGATTTCTCCAAGGGCATCTTCGGCAAGGACGAGAAGATGTCCGACGGCTCGACGGTGAAGATCGACGAAGCGTATATCCATGAATCCATCGCCGATCCGCAGGCCAAGATCGTCGCCGGCTATCCCAAACCCTCGCCGATGCCCGCCTTCGGATTCGCCCCCAGCCAGATCGACGAGCTGGTGTCGTTCCTGAAGAGTCCGTTCAACGAACCCGAATGA
- a CDS encoding cytochrome C, whose protein sequence is MPHDENRRPFVFPRWANYVLPVALVAIFAGLPYNILLVGLIGAPSTTDVNYQPHQPIPYSHELHVNQLGLDCRYCHTTVEKAGFAAIPSANICMNCHHAIRKVDAAGKPNPKLAPLYEAYQTGMPVEWVKVHDLPDYAYFNHSAHINKGVSCVSCHDRVDRMGSDGVYQAKELSMGWCLKCHRDPAPNLRPVDQVTNLMWGWDMKSEEKLKIGQEMFEHKNIRNAKQMSDCSLCHR, encoded by the coding sequence ATGCCGCATGACGAAAACAGGCGACCGTTTGTCTTCCCACGATGGGCGAACTATGTCCTGCCGGTGGCGCTGGTGGCCATCTTCGCCGGGCTGCCCTACAACATCCTCCTCGTCGGGCTCATCGGCGCGCCGTCCACGACCGACGTCAACTACCAGCCCCATCAGCCCATTCCCTACAGCCACGAGCTGCACGTCAATCAGCTCGGCCTCGACTGCCGGTATTGCCACACCACCGTCGAGAAAGCCGGGTTCGCGGCGATCCCCTCCGCCAACATCTGCATGAACTGCCATCATGCGATTCGCAAGGTCGACGCCGCGGGCAAGCCCAATCCTAAACTCGCCCCGCTCTACGAGGCGTATCAGACCGGCATGCCCGTCGAGTGGGTCAAGGTGCATGACCTGCCCGACTACGCCTACTTCAATCACTCGGCCCATATCAACAAGGGCGTCTCCTGCGTGTCGTGCCACGATCGCGTGGACCGCATGGGTTCCGACGGCGTGTATCAGGCCAAGGAACTGAGCATGGGCTGGTGCCTGAAGTGCCATCGTGACCCGGCTCCGAATCTCCGCCCCGTCGATCAGGTCACGAACCTGATGTGGGGTTGGGACATGAAGAGCGAAGAGAAGCTCAAGATCGGCCAGGAGATGTTTGAGCACAAGAACATTCGAAACGCCAAGCAGATGTCGGATTGCTCTCTATGCCATCGGTAA
- a CDS encoding c-type cytochrome — MSEPVSNPTPKKVPSVLIYAAVILITASWIPLALIAKARTTKSSSPRIHIFQDMDNQPKFKAQSENPLFADRRAMRDPVAGTVAAGELHEDDHLYRGYETDGNLKPVMANGDRKWFHGLPDSMKLDMALLKRGQERYTIYCSVCHGLDGYGDGMVARRAAALAAMQPSQAPGWVPPRDLNTVDQKTGGPMYAEPLYPAGKLFAVISEGLSTMPSYASQIPVEDRWAIVAYVHALQMSQNIPVTDLPADLKDAKFKDAPVVEVPKETGPKLTGDALVAKGKELFYKNPLKPCSVCHMPAAAGVPTPCPSFEHGIFGKKEKVVVNGGAPQEITIDEAYLHESIANPPAKIVVNEATGQPYPPLMVLAGPPLTDDEIEALIAFIKTLGTESK, encoded by the coding sequence ATGAGCGAACCCGTTTCCAATCCGACGCCCAAAAAGGTGCCGAGCGTTCTGATCTACGCGGCGGTGATTCTCATCACCGCGTCGTGGATTCCCCTGGCGCTGATCGCCAAGGCGCGGACGACCAAATCGTCCTCGCCGCGCATCCATATCTTTCAGGACATGGACAATCAGCCCAAGTTCAAAGCCCAGTCGGAGAACCCCCTCTTCGCCGACCGCCGCGCGATGCGCGACCCCGTCGCCGGGACCGTCGCCGCGGGCGAGCTGCATGAGGACGATCATCTGTACCGCGGCTACGAAACCGACGGGAACCTCAAGCCGGTCATGGCCAACGGCGACCGCAAGTGGTTTCACGGCCTGCCGGATTCGATGAAGCTGGACATGGCGCTCTTGAAGCGCGGGCAGGAGCGGTACACGATCTACTGCTCGGTGTGCCACGGACTCGACGGTTACGGCGACGGCATGGTCGCCCGCCGCGCCGCGGCGCTGGCGGCGATGCAGCCCTCGCAGGCGCCCGGCTGGGTCCCGCCGCGCGATCTGAACACGGTCGATCAGAAGACCGGCGGGCCGATGTACGCCGAACCGCTCTACCCCGCGGGCAAGCTCTTCGCCGTCATCAGCGAAGGCCTCTCGACGATGCCCAGCTACGCGTCGCAGATTCCCGTCGAAGATCGCTGGGCGATCGTGGCGTACGTGCATGCACTTCAGATGTCGCAGAACATTCCCGTGACGGACCTGCCGGCGGATCTGAAGGACGCGAAATTCAAGGACGCGCCGGTGGTCGAAGTGCCCAAGGAGACCGGGCCGAAGCTGACGGGCGATGCGCTGGTCGCCAAGGGCAAGGAGTTATTCTACAAGAATCCGCTCAAGCCCTGCTCGGTGTGTCATATGCCGGCGGCGGCGGGCGTTCCGACGCCGTGCCCGAGCTTCGAGCATGGCATCTTCGGCAAGAAGGAAAAGGTGGTCGTCAACGGCGGGGCGCCGCAGGAGATCACCATCGACGAAGCGTACCTGCACGAATCGATCGCCAATCCGCCCGCGAAGATCGTCGTCAATGAAGCCACCGGTCAGCCGTATCCTCCGCTGATGGTGCTCGCCGGTCCGCCGCTGACGGATGACGAGATCGAGGCATTGATCGCATTCATCAAGACGCTTGGCACTGAAAGCAAGTGA
- a CDS encoding SCO family protein: MTFKRNILIIAMLLASMNSSVRAQSQDPRLAADLDGVKIEQKLGAQIPLDTVFKDETGKEVKLGDYFNQGKPVVLNFVYFNCPQLCTLALNGALNTLKQLSYTPGKEFNFVTISFDPNDTPVLAGKKKANYIAALGKPEAAEGWHFLTGDPQNIQRATDAAGFKFKWVDAQGMFAHGAALFILTADGRLSRVLPGITYDPTTTRLSVVEAGGGSVGSVIDNAIMYCFAYDPAKGRYGPAAMKIMRLGAVLTVLVLVIAIVLYRWAEARRNRKTNSAHAPNPA, translated from the coding sequence ATGACCTTCAAGCGGAACATCCTGATCATCGCGATGCTCCTTGCGAGCATGAATTCGTCCGTGCGCGCCCAGAGCCAGGACCCGCGGCTCGCCGCGGATCTGGACGGCGTGAAGATCGAGCAGAAGCTCGGCGCGCAGATTCCGCTCGACACCGTCTTCAAGGATGAGACCGGCAAGGAAGTGAAGCTCGGCGACTACTTCAATCAGGGCAAGCCCGTCGTGCTCAATTTCGTGTACTTCAACTGCCCGCAGTTGTGCACGCTCGCCTTGAACGGCGCCCTCAACACGCTCAAGCAGCTTTCCTACACGCCCGGCAAGGAATTCAACTTCGTCACCATCAGCTTCGACCCCAACGACACGCCCGTGCTGGCGGGCAAGAAGAAGGCCAACTACATCGCCGCGCTGGGCAAGCCCGAAGCCGCGGAGGGTTGGCACTTCCTGACCGGCGATCCGCAGAACATCCAGCGTGCGACCGACGCGGCGGGGTTCAAGTTCAAATGGGTCGATGCGCAGGGCATGTTCGCCCATGGCGCCGCCCTGTTCATTCTGACCGCCGACGGGCGCCTGTCGCGCGTCCTGCCGGGCATCACCTATGACCCGACGACGACGCGCTTGAGCGTGGTCGAAGCGGGGGGCGGGAGCGTCGGCTCGGTGATCGACAACGCCATCATGTACTGCTTTGCCTATGACCCGGCCAAGGGACGTTACGGTCCGGCGGCGATGAAGATCATGCGCCTGGGCGCGGTGTTGACCGTGCTGGTGCTGGTGATCGCGATTGTGCTCTACCGTTGGGCCGAAGCCCGACGCAACAGGAAGACGAACTCCGCCCATGCACCCAATCCTGCTTAA
- a CDS encoding 4Fe-4S dicluster domain-containing protein → MPSVNPNKTGRAYWRSLDDLQDTPQFRELLSKEFADYTPEQILESPSRRSFMKIMGASMALAGAGSMSGCRRWPEQKVAPYNMRPEGRIPGIPVHYATAMELGGVAQPLLVTSFDGRPTKIEGNPSHPQSNGAAGVYAQASVLEMYDPERSRRVLNAGKDSTYDAFFKAVGKFADGEGLSVLCEATSSPSIAALRAKMPKVQWYEYEALTRDNEREGAKLAFGQAVRAQLHLDKAKVIACFDADILGEHPASLAHARAWAAGRKGLDATMSRMYAVENTFTITGTCADERLAVASGRVLDVLKAVASELGIQVSSATPLDGDAAAFVKRLAAELKANEGKGLVAAGPTQPAATHALAALVNEKLGNLGSTVSYLAEPDETRPSHVEALSTLTKLMNDGSVPTLLIIGGNPVYDAPVDLNFAAALAKVKTSIHLSTYVNETSKGCAWHLPRSHYLEAWGDTRAWDGTISVVQPLILPLYGTLSAIELLAKLSGEEITDGLAIVRRTFSQWIGSDVFERQWRKTLSDGLLANSAAETVKVSVSDKALAIVSATVADTGLELTFRQDYAVYDGRFANNGWLQELPDPMTKVVWDNVAIVGWKTAESLGLAQGDLVELKVGDRTMNAPVFIVPGQADESITMSLGYGRTAAGYVGNEVGFDVYQARTASRMYAMRVDLKKLGRKYQIATTQDYYAIDPTARREREHRVSGELYREASVEEYENYKHNMHSGKHHVIEFRIDEAPHVPSQEERGRTMPLQIIDEPVDYYEGQPRWAMSIDLSSCIGCNACVMACQSENNIAVVGKQEAARGRAMHWIRVDRYFKGDPDNANKMHAVHQPVTCHQCENAPCEQVCPVAATTHDSEGLNVMIYNRCIGTRYCSNNCPYKVRRFNWFDWHAKPVHSNITGGTWLGIPDQQQLSIDKVRQMQFNPEVTVRMRGVMEKCTFCVQRIKAVTIPAKNEGRNVEDGQIVTACQQTCPTQAITFGDLSDPNSKVSQQFKNDRAYEMLRDLNVRARTRYLARINNPATSVGSGEPAGEHHA, encoded by the coding sequence ATGCCATCGGTAAATCCCAACAAAACAGGCCGGGCCTACTGGCGCAGTCTCGACGATCTGCAGGACACACCGCAGTTCCGTGAGCTTCTATCCAAGGAGTTCGCGGACTACACGCCTGAGCAGATTCTCGAATCCCCCTCCCGTCGCAGCTTCATGAAGATCATGGGCGCCTCGATGGCGCTGGCGGGCGCGGGCTCGATGAGCGGTTGCCGCCGCTGGCCCGAACAGAAGGTCGCCCCGTACAACATGCGCCCCGAGGGCCGCATCCCCGGCATCCCGGTGCATTACGCCACGGCGATGGAGCTCGGCGGCGTGGCGCAGCCGCTTCTGGTGACCAGCTTCGACGGTCGCCCGACCAAGATCGAAGGCAATCCGTCGCATCCGCAGTCCAATGGCGCCGCCGGCGTGTATGCGCAGGCGAGCGTGCTGGAAATGTACGATCCCGAACGCAGCCGCCGGGTCCTGAACGCGGGTAAGGACTCGACATACGACGCGTTCTTCAAGGCGGTCGGCAAGTTCGCGGACGGCGAAGGCTTGTCCGTGCTGTGCGAAGCGACCAGTTCGCCGAGCATCGCAGCCCTGCGGGCGAAGATGCCCAAGGTGCAGTGGTACGAATACGAAGCGCTGACGCGCGACAACGAACGGGAAGGCGCGAAACTGGCGTTCGGACAAGCGGTCCGGGCGCAGCTCCATCTCGACAAGGCGAAGGTCATCGCGTGTTTCGACGCCGATATTCTCGGCGAGCATCCCGCTTCGCTGGCGCATGCCCGCGCATGGGCGGCCGGCCGCAAGGGGCTCGACGCCACGATGAGCCGCATGTACGCGGTCGAAAACACGTTCACGATCACCGGCACGTGCGCTGATGAGCGTCTTGCCGTGGCGTCCGGCCGCGTGTTGGATGTGCTCAAGGCCGTGGCGTCGGAACTGGGGATTCAGGTCTCGTCCGCCACGCCGCTCGACGGCGACGCCGCGGCGTTCGTCAAGCGCCTCGCCGCCGAACTGAAGGCCAACGAAGGCAAGGGCCTCGTGGCGGCCGGTCCGACGCAACCGGCGGCGACGCACGCCCTGGCGGCGCTCGTCAACGAAAAGCTCGGCAACCTCGGCTCGACCGTGTCGTACCTTGCCGAACCCGACGAGACGCGCCCGTCACATGTCGAGGCGCTTTCGACGCTGACGAAGCTCATGAACGACGGGTCGGTGCCGACGCTCTTGATCATCGGCGGCAACCCGGTGTATGACGCGCCGGTCGATCTGAACTTCGCCGCCGCTCTGGCCAAGGTCAAGACCAGCATTCATCTGAGCACCTACGTCAACGAAACCTCCAAGGGCTGCGCGTGGCACCTGCCGCGATCGCATTACCTTGAAGCGTGGGGCGATACGCGGGCATGGGACGGGACGATCAGCGTGGTACAGCCCCTGATCCTTCCGCTCTACGGCACGCTCAGCGCGATCGAACTGCTCGCCAAACTGAGCGGCGAGGAAATCACCGACGGCCTGGCGATCGTCCGCCGCACGTTCAGTCAGTGGATCGGGTCGGATGTGTTTGAGCGCCAGTGGCGCAAGACGCTTTCGGACGGTCTGCTCGCCAACAGCGCCGCCGAGACGGTCAAGGTGTCGGTGTCGGACAAGGCGCTGGCGATCGTGTCCGCGACGGTGGCGGATACGGGGCTGGAGCTGACGTTCCGTCAGGATTATGCGGTGTACGACGGGCGTTTCGCCAACAACGGCTGGCTTCAGGAACTGCCGGACCCGATGACGAAAGTCGTCTGGGACAACGTGGCGATCGTCGGATGGAAGACGGCCGAGTCGCTCGGTCTCGCTCAGGGCGACCTGGTCGAACTGAAGGTCGGCGACCGCACGATGAACGCCCCCGTGTTCATCGTGCCCGGTCAGGCGGACGAGTCGATCACGATGTCGCTGGGCTACGGCCGGACCGCGGCCGGTTACGTCGGCAACGAGGTCGGGTTCGACGTTTACCAGGCCCGCACGGCGAGCCGGATGTACGCCATGCGCGTCGACCTCAAAAAGCTCGGCCGCAAGTACCAGATCGCCACGACGCAGGACTATTACGCCATCGACCCCACCGCCCGGCGCGAGCGCGAGCACCGCGTCAGCGGCGAGCTTTACCGCGAAGCGTCGGTCGAGGAATACGAAAACTACAAGCACAACATGCACAGCGGCAAGCACCACGTCATCGAGTTCCGCATCGATGAAGCGCCGCATGTGCCTTCGCAGGAAGAGCGCGGCAGGACGATGCCGCTGCAGATCATTGACGAGCCGGTGGACTATTACGAAGGTCAGCCCCGCTGGGCGATGTCGATCGACCTGTCGTCGTGCATCGGATGCAACGCGTGCGTGATGGCGTGTCAGTCGGAAAACAACATCGCGGTGGTGGGCAAGCAGGAAGCGGCCCGCGGGCGCGCGATGCACTGGATCCGCGTGGACCGCTATTTCAAGGGCGATCCCGACAACGCCAACAAGATGCATGCGGTGCATCAGCCGGTGACCTGTCATCAGTGCGAGAATGCCCCCTGCGAACAGGTGTGCCCGGTGGCGGCGACGACGCACGACTCCGAAGGCCTGAACGTGATGATCTACAACCGCTGCATCGGCACGCGGTACTGCTCCAACAACTGCCCGTACAAGGTCCGCCGCTTCAACTGGTTCGACTGGCACGCCAAGCCCGTGCATTCGAACATCACCGGCGGCACATGGCTGGGCATTCCCGATCAGCAGCAGCTTTCGATCGACAAAGTGCGTCAGATGCAGTTCAACCCGGAAGTCACGGTGCGGATGCGCGGCGTGATGGAAAAGTGCACGTTCTGCGTCCAGCGCATCAAGGCCGTGACCATCCCCGCCAAGAACGAGGGCCGCAATGTCGAAGACGGACAGATCGTCACCGCCTGCCAGCAGACCTGCCCGACGCAGGCGATCACCTTCGGCGACCTGTCCGATCCGAATTCGAAGGTTTCGCAGCAGTTCAAGAACGACCGCGCTTACGAAATGCTGCGTGACCTGAACGTACGGGCGCGCACGCGCTACCTGGCGCGGATCAACAACCCGGCAACTTCCGTCGGCTCGGGCGAACCCGCCGGCGAACACCACGCTTGA
- a CDS encoding quinol:cytochrome C oxidoreductase — protein sequence MSHHAKIKFTPGEQHKLTKAGSRFFVLGLLAAIVGLGGSAAMVGGDWGRFGYIYLTGYMYFLTITAAALFFVIIQHLTRAGWSVSIRRIMELMAMNMPLMGILAIPILVMHGTIYHTWAHPAPDDLLMKWKSGYLNSNFFILRIVLYFVILSAIAWLYFRHSTAQDRDADTSHTRRLQFLAGPMIMLFALTGSGLAFDLLMTLDPHWFSTMYAVYVFGGSMLGFFAILILTLRLLQSQGVLRDEVTTEHYHDLGKWLFGFVFFWAYVAFSQYMLQWYANIPEETAWFAERGATTFDGVDTGIWGGVALALLFGHAFIPFLGLLSRWCKRILSVLTFWAIWLAVFHLLDLFWQVMPNYEDHEHGFIAQFAPVLLCAIGVGGIWMAGIVRLASDRYVIPVADPRLHEALAHENY from the coding sequence GTGAGTCATCACGCGAAAATCAAGTTCACCCCCGGCGAGCAGCACAAGCTCACCAAGGCCGGCTCGCGCTTTTTCGTGCTGGGTCTGCTGGCGGCGATCGTCGGGCTCGGCGGTTCGGCGGCGATGGTCGGCGGCGACTGGGGCCGCTTCGGATACATCTACCTCACCGGGTACATGTACTTTCTGACCATCACAGCGGCGGCGCTGTTCTTCGTGATCATTCAGCACCTGACCCGCGCCGGCTGGAGCGTGTCGATCCGCCGCATCATGGAACTGATGGCGATGAACATGCCGCTCATGGGCATCCTCGCCATCCCCATCCTCGTCATGCACGGCACGATCTATCACACCTGGGCCCACCCCGCGCCCGATGACCTTCTGATGAAGTGGAAGAGCGGCTACCTCAACTCCAACTTCTTCATCCTCCGCATCGTCCTCTACTTCGTCATCCTCTCGGCGATCGCATGGCTCTACTTCCGCCATTCGACCGCGCAGGATCGCGACGCCGACACGAGCCACACCCGCCGGCTTCAGTTCCTCGCCGGCCCGATGATCATGCTCTTCGCCCTCACCGGCTCCGGACTCGCCTTCGATCTGCTCATGACCCTCGACCCGCACTGGTTCAGCACCATGTACGCCGTCTACGTCTTCGGCGGGTCGATGCTCGGCTTCTTCGCCATCCTGATCCTCACCCTCCGCCTGCTTCAGAGCCAGGGCGTCCTCCGCGATGAAGTCACCACCGAACACTATCACGACCTGGGCAAGTGGCTCTTCGGCTTCGTGTTCTTCTGGGCCTACGTGGCGTTCAGCCAGTACATGCTCCAGTGGTACGCGAACATCCCCGAGGAAACCGCCTGGTTCGCGGAGCGCGGCGCGACGACTTTCGACGGCGTCGACACGGGCATCTGGGGCGGCGTGGCGCTGGCCCTGCTGTTCGGACACGCGTTCATTCCGTTCCTGGGGCTGCTGAGCCGCTGGTGCAAACGGATTCTTTCCGTGCTGACCTTCTGGGCGATCTGGCTGGCGGTGTTCCATCTATTGGACCTGTTCTGGCAGGTGATGCCCAACTACGAGGATCACGAGCACGGGTTTATCGCGCAGTTCGCGCCGGTGCTGCTGTGTGCGATCGGCGTGGGCGGGATCTGGATGGCGGGCATCGTCCGGCTCGCCTCCGACCGGTACGTCATCCCCGTCGCCGACCCCCGGCTCCACGAAGCGCTGGCTCACGAAAACTACTGA
- a CDS encoding DUF3341 domain-containing protein, whose amino-acid sequence MAKHSTLTQEPHGSAHAREGEKLFGLLAQFDDVDTLLAAASTVRDAGFRRWEAHTPCPIHGLDKAMGHKYTRLPWLVLLCGLTGCATGLLLTWYTNSTSFDGVPYAIRGYLFHISGKPFYSLPAFIPPIFELTILFSAFSSFLGMLAMNRLPRFYHPVFKSARFARATQDRFFISIEAADAQFDRAKTAQLLHDAGASAVEELED is encoded by the coding sequence ATGGCTAAGCACTCCACCCTCACGCAGGAACCGCACGGCTCGGCGCACGCACGCGAAGGCGAAAAGCTCTTCGGCCTGCTGGCGCAGTTCGACGACGTCGACACGCTGCTCGCCGCCGCTTCGACCGTCCGCGACGCCGGCTTCCGCCGGTGGGAAGCGCATACGCCTTGCCCGATTCACGGGCTCGACAAGGCGATGGGTCACAAGTACACGCGCCTGCCGTGGCTGGTGCTGCTGTGCGGTCTGACCGGATGCGCGACGGGACTGCTGCTGACGTGGTACACGAACTCGACGAGCTTCGACGGCGTGCCGTATGCGATCCGCGGATACCTGTTCCATATTTCCGGCAAGCCGTTCTACTCGCTGCCGGCGTTCATCCCGCCGATCTTCGAGCTGACGATTCTTTTCAGTGCGTTCAGTTCGTTTCTGGGCATGCTGGCGATGAACCGGCTGCCGCGGTTTTATCATCCGGTGTTCAAGAGTGCGCGTTTCGCCCGTGCGACGCAGGATCGATTTTTCATCAGCATCGAGGCGGCGGACGCACAGTTCGACCGCGCCAAGACAGCCCAGCTTCTGCATGACGCCGGCGCGAGCGCCGTCGAGGAGCTGGAGGATTAA
- a CDS encoding hydrogenase: MTTLSTDRISEPFVDNTTEIVIERPPQIIGGSTFASITETVCGVSENKAPAAWWLALLVAVSLLGMLQGLILFLVLTGVGVWGNNIPVAWGFPIVNFVFWVGIGHAGTLISAILYLFRQSWRTSINRFAEAMTIFAVICALIWPGIHIGRPWLPYWMFPYPNQMGMWPQFRSPLLWDVFAVGTYFSVSLVFWYMGLIPDIATLRDRSRSKIRQIAYGVLSLGWRGSNRHWHRYERAYLLLAALCTPLVLSVHSVVSFDFAVSQVPGWHSTIFPPYFVAGAIYGGFAMVLLLAIPCRKWFKLEKIITARHIDNMAKVMLATGLIVTLAYATEFFIAWYSMNVYEQFTFENYYTGPFKWAFGMLIFCNVIFPQCLWIRPLRENMAVLMAASMSVTIGMWFERFWIIIMSLTRTHLPSAWGSYCPSWVDICMFAGSFGLFFTLFLLFVRFLPVVNMAEVRSVMPEAHHQGEPWGEHEDMDEVADRMHGSAPEAHHG, encoded by the coding sequence ATGACGACGCTTTCCACAGATCGAATCTCAGAGCCGTTCGTCGACAATACGACGGAGATTGTCATCGAACGGCCGCCGCAGATCATCGGCGGGTCCACGTTCGCCTCGATCACCGAGACGGTGTGCGGGGTGAGCGAGAACAAGGCGCCGGCGGCCTGGTGGCTCGCGCTGCTCGTGGCCGTCAGCTTGCTGGGCATGCTTCAGGGACTGATCCTTTTCCTGGTGCTGACCGGCGTGGGCGTGTGGGGCAACAACATCCCGGTGGCGTGGGGCTTCCCGATCGTGAACTTCGTGTTCTGGGTCGGTATCGGTCACGCCGGCACGCTGATCTCCGCCATTTTGTATCTGTTCCGCCAGTCGTGGCGCACGTCGATCAACCGGTTCGCGGAGGCGATGACGATCTTCGCGGTCATCTGCGCCCTGATCTGGCCGGGCATTCACATCGGCCGCCCGTGGCTGCCGTACTGGATGTTCCCGTATCCGAACCAGATGGGCATGTGGCCCCAGTTCCGCTCGCCGCTGCTTTGGGACGTTTTCGCCGTCGGCACGTACTTCTCCGTGTCGCTGGTGTTCTGGTATATGGGCCTGATCCCTGACATCGCCACGCTGCGCGACCGCTCCAGGTCGAAGATTCGGCAGATCGCCTACGGCGTTTTGTCGCTGGGTTGGCGCGGATCGAATCGTCACTGGCATCGTTACGAGCGGGCGTATCTCCTGCTCGCCGCCCTGTGCACCCCGCTGGTGCTCTCGGTGCACAGCGTCGTGTCGTTCGACTTCGCCGTGTCGCAGGTGCCCGGCTGGCACTCGACGATCTTCCCGCCGTACTTCGTCGCGGGCGCCATCTACGGCGGGTTCGCGATGGTGCTGCTGCTGGCGATTCCCTGCCGCAAGTGGTTCAAGCTCGAAAAGATCATCACCGCCCGGCATATCGACAACATGGCCAAGGTCATGCTGGCGACGGGGCTCATCGTGACGCTGGCGTACGCGACGGAGTTCTTCATCGCGTGGTACTCGATGAACGTCTACGAACAGTTCACGTTCGAGAACTACTACACCGGCCCGTTCAAGTGGGCGTTCGGCATGCTGATCTTCTGCAACGTGATCTTCCCGCAGTGCCTTTGGATCCGGCCGCTGCGCGAGAACATGGCGGTGCTGATGGCGGCGAGCATGTCGGTCACGATCGGCATGTGGTTCGAACGCTTCTGGATCATCATCATGTCGCTGACGCGGACGCATCTGCCGTCGGCCTGGGGCTCGTACTGCCCGTCGTGGGTGGACATCTGCATGTTCGCCGGAAGCTTCGGGCTTTTCTTCACGCTGTTCCTGCTCTTCGTGCGGTTCCTGCCGGTCGTGAACATGGCCGAAGTCCGCTCGGTCATGCCCGAAGCCCATCATCAGGGCGAACCCTGGGGCGAGCACGAGGACATGGACGAAGTGGCGGACCGCATGCACGGCTCGGCCCCGGAGGCCCACCATGGCTAA